The Impatiens glandulifera chromosome 3, dImpGla2.1, whole genome shotgun sequence genome contains a region encoding:
- the LOC124930339 gene encoding uncharacterized mitochondrial protein AtMg00810-like: protein MGEFEMSDLILLLYYLGIEVDQFEGGVSMKKTTYAKKVLNQFGMLDYNSTKPPMEHRAQLYKDPKGQPIDATEYRRFVVCLYYFLHTRPDLSYDIDVVSIFMNRPTEIHQKAVKQVLQYLQGTIHLGLVFRKGGGDDEIVGYSDIDLACDLDEQKSTWGMAFYINDSFVS from the coding sequence ATGGGGGAGTTTGAGATGAGTGATCTCATATTGCTTTTATACTACCTTGGAATTGAGGTAGATCAGTTCGAAGGAGGTGTCTCGATGAAGAAGACAACATATGCCAAAAAGGTGTTGAACCAATTTGGAATGCTTGATTATAACTCAACAAAGCCACCAATGGAGCATAGGGCTCAACTCTATAAGGATCCCAAAGGACAACCGATTGATGCAACTGAATATCGAAGATTCGTTGTTTGTTTGTACTATTTCCTTCATACAAGGCCAGATCTTTCTTATGATATTGATGTTGTTAGCATATTCATGAATAGGCCAACTGAGATACATCAAAAGGCAGTGAAGCAGGTGCTTCAATACCTTCAAGGCACTATACACTTAGGTTTAGTATTTCGAAAAGGAGGTGGTGACGATGAAATAGTGGGTTACTCTGACATTGATCTCGCATGTGACCTAGATGAGCAGAAAAGTACATGGGGCATGGCGTTTTACATTAATGATAGTTTTGTTTCGTGA